The Anopheles coluzzii chromosome 2, AcolN3, whole genome shotgun sequence genome window below encodes:
- the LOC120961548 gene encoding uncharacterized protein LOC120961548, with the protein MEDCCLQHKATGYELFPQELPELDTVPSLEAELRKGAKERLANNKLQAQQRRSEKQTSVPTVYKLVHPSPQKYKKCQHSGNFILDREVLKPVEHIDFIALPKEVVHHKRPHYIEHKLSSATNRIKTLARPGTSRVRNTLEQYSTTLSPKQKQHLTSLLEPKPFVSIQESIGYARQQRSDDAMWRRHRAKQERKLLHKVHCWEIKLLRQTMHKLSKCLASYYLYTTMEPLGQEAANISRVVLRRISRLLEVKIRPGKTEQENDVIDDFYVEFADKVGEWVWRMMQQTGITFDKQKSFSYVRQSESFVSVNSSVFELPRVGGEMRDGEELEPLSIISLELVYDCVEEAVLTVERESVCVEVEDGNVGEEALQEGEASRSKESLAKADSSDKIDTRASMNESAQDGDETENDMEEQVTVIENILADEADEDQSEEKQVDEEVPKPT; encoded by the exons ATGGAGGATTGTTGCCTACAGCATAAAGCTACCGGTTACGAGCTGTTTCCCCAAGAGCTGCCGGAACTGGACACGGTTCCCTCGCTCGAGGCGGAGCTGCGCAAAGGAGCGAAGGAACGATTGGCCAACAACAAATTGCAGGCACAGCAACGAAGATCCGAAAAGCAGACATCGGTGCCAACGGTCTACAAATTGGTTCATCCGAGCCCGCAAAAGTATAAAAAGTGTCAACACAGTGGAAATTTCATCCTGGATCGAGAGGTCCTGAAGCCGGTGGAGCATATCGATTTCATAGCACTGCCTAAGGAAGTG GTACATCATAAACGGCCCCATTACATCGAGCACAAACTTTCCTCGGCCACGAACCGCATCAAAACGTTAGCGCGCCCCGGCACGTCACGCGTTCGAAACACGCTCGAGCAATACTCGACAACACTTTCaccgaaacaaaagcaacacctGACGAGCCTGCTGGAACCGAAACCGTTCGTCAGCATACAGGAGTCGATCGGGTACGCTAGGCAGCAACGGTCGGACGATGCCATGTGGCGCCGGCATCGGGCCAAACAGGAGCGCAAGCTACTGCACAAGGTCCACTGTTGGGAGATTAAGCTGCTCAGGCAAACGATGCACAAGCTGTCCAAGTGTCTCGCCAGCTACTACCTGTACACGACCATGGAGCCCCTGGGACAGGAAGCGGCAAACATTTCGCGGGTAGTATTGCGCCGTATAAGCCGATTGCTGGAGGTGAAGATTAGACCAGGCAAAACGGAACAAGAAAATGACGTTATCGACGATTTTTACGTTGAATTTGCCGACAAGGTGGGAGAGTGGGTGTGGCGCATGATGCAGCAGACCGGTATAACGTTCGACAAGCAAAAGTCCTTCTCGTACGTAAGACAATCGGAATCGTTCGTTTCCGTCAACTCGAGTGTGTTTGAGCTGCCCCGGGTGGGAGGCGAAATGAGGGACGGTGAGGAGCTGGAACCGTTGAGCATTATCTCGCTGGAGCTAGTGTACGACTGTGTGGAGGAGGCAGTGCTTACGGTGGAGCGGGAGAGTGTATGCGTAGAGGTTGAGGATGGAAACGTCGGAGAAGAAGCATTGCAAGAAGGTGAAGCATCACGAAGCAAAGAATCGCTGGCTAAAGCAGATTCTAGTGACAAGATTGATACACGCGCCTCAATGAATGAGAGTGCACAGGATGGAGATGAAACGGAGAACGATATGGAAGAGCAAGTGACGGTAATTGAGAATATTCTAGCCGATGAAGCGGACGAAGATCAATCGGAAGAGAAACAGGTGGACGAAGAAGTCCCAAAGCCAACGTAG
- the LOC120949471 gene encoding apyrase-like, with protein MVRSWCFFPRFAVICLLASFSAIGAAGQQELFPLSIVHINDFHARFEEVNEASVTCDGAAGERCIGGYARTVTVVKRLLAERPNAIYLNAGDNFQGTLWYNIHRWNATSEFLNMLPADAMTIGNHEFDNGVEGVVPFLETIASPVLLVNVDNSLEPEFNRFNKSLVLERGGRRIGVIGVILSTTDTIANTGELMFEDEVETIRTEAEHLTELGCDIIVVLSHCGIDVDRSIAANVGPLVDIIVGGHSHSFLYTGDHPTIPMNPVSEYPTVVSQPNGHRVLIVQASAYTKLVGDIVLYFDEQGVIQRWEGNPIYLSNDIVPDPAVAQALVPWKVAVDEIGNRKIGATGVDLQKATCGFGECNLGSLIADSMVAAFVPKAEPGQWTYAAVAVLAVGGIRVGLFRGDLAFKNLIEVLPFENALVCFDMRGDHLIELMEYSVAKSWDEDRFNGANMLQVSGLRVLFNVTNPVGERVLALDVLCHDCDVPKYAPVEPFRKYRVITNSFLAGGGDGFTMFERYGQRKVNGPVDIDAFESYVRERSPVLQGLDGRITVLT; from the exons ATGGTGCGGAGTTGGTGTTTCTTCCCACGTTTCGCGGTCATCTGCTTGCTTGCCTCGTTCAGTGCAATCGGTGCTGCTGGGCAGCAGGAGCTTTTCCCCCTGTCTATCGTGCACATTAACGACTTTCATGCCCGCTTCGAGGAGGTGAACGAGGCGAGTGTCACGTGTGATGGGGCGGCCGGGGAGCGATGCATCGGTGGGTACGCCCGCACGGTGACGGTCGTGAAGCGGCTGCTGGCCGAGCGACCGAACGCAATCTACCTGAACGCGGGCGACAACTTCCAGGGCACGCTGTGGTACAACATTCACCGATGGAACGCAACGTCGGAGTTTCTGAACATGCTTCCGGCCGATGCGATG ACGATCGGCAACCATGAGTTCGATAATGGGGTGGAAGGTGTGGTACCGTTTCTGGAGACGATCGCTTCGCCGGTGCTGCTGGTAAATGTGGACAACAGCCTGGAACCGGAATTTAACCGGTTCAACAAGAGTCTGGTGCTAGAGCGCGGCGGGCGTCGTATCGGGGTGATTGGGGTCATCCTCAGCACGACCGATACGATCGCCAACACGGGCGAGCTGATGTTTGAGGACGAGGTCGAAACGATCCGAACGGAAGCGGAACACCTTACCGAGCTCGGGTGCGACATTATCGTCGTCCTGTCGCACTGTGGCATCGATGTGGATCGTTCGATCGCGGCGAATGTTGGCCCGTTGGTGGACATCATTGTGGGGGGCCATTCACATAGCTTCCTGTACACGGGCGATCATCCGACCATTCCGATGAATCCCGTGTCCGAATATCCAACGGTCGTCAGTCAACCGAACGGACATCGGGTGCTGATCGTGCAGGCTTCCGCCTACACCAAGCTGGTCGGGGACATTGTGCTGTACTTTGATGAGCAGGGCGTCATTCAACGGTGGGAAGGTAATCCAATCTATCTGAGCAATGACATTGTGCCGGATCCGGCCGTGGCCCAGGCACTAGTCCCGTGGAAGGTTGCGGTCGATGAGATCGGCAACAGGAAGATCGGTGCGACTGGGGTCGATCTGCAGAAGGCGACCTGTGGCTTTGGGGAGTGCAATCTGGGCAGTCTGATAGCTGACTCGATGGTGGCCGCCTTCGTGCCAAAGGCAGAACCGGGTCAATGGACCTATGCAGCCGTTGCCGTCCTTGCCGTCGGTGGCATTCGAGTAGGACTGTTCCGTGgag ATCTTGCGTTCAAAAACCTGATCGAGGTGCTGCCGTTCGAGAACGCGCTCGTCTGCTTCGACATGCGCGGCGACCATCTGATCGAGCTGATGGAGTACAGTGTGGCCAAGTCTTGGGACGAGGACCGGTTCAACGGTGCCAACATGCTGCAGGTGTCCGGTTTGCGTGTCCTGTTCAACGTCACCAACCCGGTCGGGGAACGGGTGCTCGCGTTGGACGTGCTGTGTCATGATTGTGACGTGCCCAAGTACGCGCCGGTAGAACCGTTCCGGAAGTATCGCGTCATAACGAACTCGTTCCTGGCCGGCGGTGGTGATGGGTTTACCATGTTCGAGCGGTACGGACAGCGAAAGGTGAACGGGCCGGTAGATATCGACGCGTTCGAGAGCTACGTTCGGGAACGATCGCCCGTGCTGCAGGGATTGGATGGAAGGATAACGGTTCTAACGTAG
- the LOC120961457 gene encoding apyrase-like, with translation MAPRPVLKLLTCLGTVALLPLVISHRTDGSLLFPLSLVHINDIHAHWEEIDTASVTCDPKRDGAAEQCLGGYARTVTIVRQLLQERPNPVYLNIGDNFQGTLWYNIHRWNATAFFLNLLPADAVTVGNHEFDDGIAGVVPFLEAIQSPVLLVNVDNSKEPTFSKFRPSMVLERAGRKIGLIGVILRTTYNMADTGALVFEDEAETVRLEADRLTAEGVDIVVVLSHCGLDVDHIIAANAGPNVDIIVGGHSHSFLYSGQNDKIPMTPASEYPTVVNQPDGHRVLIVQASAYTKLVGDIVLYFDDQGIVQHWEGNPIYLSNDIVPDAEVLEAIAPWKVAIDAVGERTIGATAVDLLKPPCNFGECVLGNLIADSMVEAFVPMAEEGSWTYASIAAIAVGRIRQSLVPGDISFKHLIEVLPFENKLVCLELRGFQLVGLLEHGAELSWDEHRFNAKNLMHVSGLRVVYNVTNPIGHRVLSVEALCQDCSMPSYAPVEMFKMYRVVTVSYLAEGGDGFEIFPRYGRNRVVAPMDDVQAFEEYVKPRSPVAPVLEERIQILN, from the exons ATGGCTCCGAGACCCGTGTTAAAGCTTCTTACCTGTCTGGGCACCGTAGCGTTGCTGCCGCTGGTAATATCGCACCGTACCGACGGCTCCCTGCTGTTCCCTCTGTCGCTCGTCCACATCAACGACATTCACGCACACTGGGAGGAAATCGATACGGCAAGCGTTACGTGCGATCCGAAACGGGACGGTGCGGCTGAGCAGTGTCTCGGAGGGTACGCCCGCACAGTTACGATCGTGCGACAGCTGCTGCAGGAGCGCCCGAATCCGGTGTACCTTAACATTGGCGACAACTTCCAGGGTACGCTTTGGTACAACATCCATCGATGGAATGCGACGGCATTTTTCCTCAACCTGCTGCCGGCGGATGCTGTC ACTGTGGGAAACCATGAGTTTGACGATGGAATTGCCGGTGTGGTTCCGTTCCTGGAAGCGATACAGTCGCCCGTTCTGCTGGTAAACGTGGACAACTCGAAGGAACCAACGTTCAGCAAGTTCCGCCCGTCGATGGTGCTGGAGCGTGCTGGGCGCAAGATCGGCCTGATTGGAGTGATCCTCCGCACCACGTACAACATGGCCGACACTGGGGCGTTGGTTTTCGAGGATGAGGCAGAAACTGTTCGCCTGGAGGCGGATCGGCTTACAGCCGAAGGTGTGGATATTGTGGTCGTCCTATCGCACTGTGGTCTCGATGTTGATCACATTATCGCAGCAAATGCGGGCCCCAACGTGGACATCATTGTCGGTGGACATTCCCACAGCTTCCTGTACAGCGGACAGAACGACAAGATTCCAATGACACCCGCTTCCGAGTATCCAACGGTCGTCAACCAACCGGACGGACATCGGGTGCTGATCGTGCAGGCTTCCGCCTACACCAAGCTTGTCGGGGACATTGTACTCTACTTTGACGACCAGGGCATTGTGCAGCACTGGGAAGGTAATCCGATCTATCTGTCGAACGATATCGTCCCCGATGCGGAAGTGCTGGAAGCGATCGCGCCCTGGAAGGTAGCGATCGATGCGGTCGGCGAGCGTACGATCGGTGCGACGGCGGTCGATCTGCTGAAACCGCCCTGCAACTTTGGCGAGTGTGTGCTGGGGAATCTGATTGCCGACTCGATGGTGGAAGCGTTCGTGCCGATGGCGGAGGAGGGCAGCTGGACGTACGCATCGATCGCAGCGATTGCTGTTGGGCGTATACGGCAGAGTCTTGTCCCGGGAG ACATTTCCTTCAAGCATCTGATTGAAGTGCTTCCGTTCGAGAACAAGCTGGTCTGTCTGGAACTTCGGGGCTTCCAGCTGGTCGGACTGCTGGAGCACGGTGCCGAGCTGTCGTGGGACGAGCATCGGTTTAACGCCAAGAATTTGATGCACGTGTCCGGACTGCGCGTCGTGTACAACGTCACCAATCCGATCGGACACCGGGTACTGTCGGTGGAGGCGCTGTGTCAGGACTGTTCCATGCCGAGCTACGCCCCAGTGGAGATGTTCAAGATGTATCGTGTCGTTACGGTGTCGTATCTGGCCGAAGGGGGTGATGGTTTTGAGATCTTCCCGCGCTATGGTAGAAATCGGGTCGTTGCACCGATGGATGATGTGCAGGCTTTTGAGGAGTACGTGAAGCCACGCTCGCCCGTCGCTCCTGTGCTGGAGGAACGCATTCAAATCTTGAactga
- the LOC120961549 gene encoding chymotrypsin-2-like, translating to MRSIGVFVLCSVLCLVYAHPTPDDVEGNDRVVGGTDAPPGAAPYQVSLQGLFGHSCGGAIIDRDWILTAAHCVQTSVKFTKVLVGTNLLNAGGQRYAVEKFYVHSRYNNPVFHNDIALVKLKSMIQYDDLVQPIAYSEWEIPENATLTLTGWGRLSGTGAMPNKLQTIDLTYVPYEECKRLHGNSENVDIGHVCTLTKKGEGACNGDSGGPLVYEGKLVGVVNFGVPCALGYPDAYARVSYYHDWIRTTIANNP from the exons ATGAGATCCATCGGTGTTTTCGTACTGTGTTCAGTGCTGTGTCTCGTCTATG CCCATCCCACACCGGATGACGTGGAAGGAAATGACCGTGTCGTGGGTGGTACCGACGCTCCACCCGGCGCAGCCCCATACCAGGTATCACTGCAAGGACTGTTTGGCCATTCGTGCGGTGGTGCCATCATTGATCGCGACTGGATACTGACGGCGGCCCATTGCGTGCAGACGTCGGTTAAGTTTACGAAAGTGTTGGTCGGCACCAATCTGCTCAATGCCGGCGGCCAGCGCTATGCGGTGGAGAAGTTTTACGTCCACAGTCGCTACAACAATCCCGTCTTTCACAATGACATTGCGCTGGTCAAGCTGAAATCGATGATCCAGTACGATGATCTTGTGCAACCGATCGCGTACTCCGAGTGGGAGATTCCCGAGAATGCAACGCTAACGCTGACGGGATGGGGTCGGCTATCTGGTACCGGTGCGATGCCTAACAAGCTGCAAACTATCGATCTAACGTACGTGCCGTACGAAGAATGCAAACGGCTGCACGGGAATAGTGAAAATGTCGATATTGGACATGTCTGCACGCTGACGAAGAAGGGCGAAGGCGCATGCAAT GGCGATTCTGGTGGGCCACTGGTTTATGAGGGTAAGCTTGTTGGGGTGGTTAACTTTGGCGTTCCTTGCGCCCTGGGATATCCAGATGCCTACGCAAGAGTGTCGTATTACCACGATTGGATTCGGACAACGATCGCCAACAATCCTTAA
- the LOC120949472 gene encoding dnaJ homolog subfamily C member 22 isoform X1 — MHSPKRLPNHTEMGEKLSPSPSAPAVDTSSPKHNAETAAKERPKKRRNSKEEKHVAATDASSPKHNAKGTDAASKEKPKQRRNSKEEKQSLAQPGQLAKRKSILMAYALWLVGGVFGVHHFYLRQDRRAFVWWCTFGYAGIGWLADVLQIPSMVRDVNNDPRFVEEFNAKLRTNRKPPFSTGRFLLAIMIGYFWGQLISLAIPQTEFVGIDWGFLHWLIPFGVALGVWTVGNTGREKGVLWHCLVASYVSYLSRYFIMEEEYWFTIMSFCSALAFDNLSKEWNLEVPKKKRLVRRLAVLGTAAVIYLALWGCFLYFNGTITDSEGDEVPVHEALYNFLKSPWWTDLKQTLHDTYQFAKHHGWAEVWKQIVDSMDVDGEQNAYKVLGISATASQVEIKTLCRNLSKETHPDKVKDKSRLRAAEERFMEIQQACEALSKTRRKRRQRNKKSDEL; from the exons ATGCATTCACCCAAACGTTTG CCGAACCACACCGAAATGGGCGAAAAACTGTCCCCCTCACCGTCGGCACCAGCCGTCGATACGTCCTCACCCAAGCACAACGCCGAAACAGCGGCCAAAGAAAGGCCGAAAAAGCGCCGCAACAGCAAGGAAGAGAAGCATGTCGCGGCTACCGATGCGTCATCGCCGAAGCACAACGCCAAAGGAACAGATGCAGCGTCCAAAGAAAAGCCGAAACAGCGCCGCAACAGCAAGGAAGAGAAGCAATCCCTCGCACAGCCCGGCCAGCTAGCAAAACGCAAATCCATCCTCATGGCGTACGCCCTCTGGCTGGTCGGTGGTGTGTTCGGGGTGCATCACTTCTATCTGCGGCAGGATCGGCGTGCCTTCGTCTGGTGGTGTACGTTCGGGTATGCCGGCATCGGCTGGCTGGCGGACGTGCTGCAGATCCCGTCGATGGTGCGCGATGTCAACAACGATCCACGGTTTGTGGAGGAGTTCAATGCAAAGCTGCGCACGAACCGGAAGCCCCCGTTTTCCACCGGCCGGTTTCTGCTGGCGATCATGATCGGCTACTTTTGGGGCCAGCTGATCAGCCTGGCGATCCCGCAGACCGAGTTTGTCGGCATCGATTGGGGCTTTCTTCACTGGCTGATTCCGTTCGGTGTGGCGTTGG GTGTCTGGACGGTGGGCAATACGGGGCGTGAGAAGGGTGTCCTGTGGCACTGTCTGGTAGCGTCGTACGTATCCTATCTTTCGCGCTACTTCATCATGGAGGAAGAGTACTGGTTCACGATAATGTCGTTCTGCAGCGCGCTCGCGTTCGACAACCTCTCCAAGGAGTGGAACCTGGAGGTGCCCAAGAAAAAACGACTTGTACG ACGACTGGCAGTGCTGGGTACGGCAGCAGTTATCTATCTGGCCCTGTGGGGCTGCTTCCTCTACTTCAACGGTACGATCACGGACAGCGAGGGTGACGAGGTCCCAGTGCACGAGGCACTGTACAACTTCCTCAAATCACCGTGGTGGACGGACCTGAAGCAGACGCTGCACGACACTTACCAGTTTGCGAAGCATCACGGCTGGGCCGAGGTTTGGAAACAAATCGTCGACTCGATGGATGTGGACGGCGAGCAGAACGCGTACAAGGTGCTGGGCATTAGTGCGACCGCTTCGCAGGTGGAAATCAAAACGCTCTGCCGCAACCTGTCGAAGGAAACGCACCCGGACAAGGTGAAGGACAAGAGCCGGCTCCGGGCGGCCGAGGAACGGTTCATGGAGATACAGCAGGCGTGCGAGGCGCTCAGCAAGACGCGCCGGAAGCGCCGCCAGCGCAACAAAAAGTCCGATGAACTGTAA
- the LOC120949472 gene encoding dnaJ homolog subfamily C member 22 isoform X2, which yields MGEKLSPSPSAPAVDTSSPKHNAETAAKERPKKRRNSKEEKHVAATDASSPKHNAKGTDAASKEKPKQRRNSKEEKQSLAQPGQLAKRKSILMAYALWLVGGVFGVHHFYLRQDRRAFVWWCTFGYAGIGWLADVLQIPSMVRDVNNDPRFVEEFNAKLRTNRKPPFSTGRFLLAIMIGYFWGQLISLAIPQTEFVGIDWGFLHWLIPFGVALGVWTVGNTGREKGVLWHCLVASYVSYLSRYFIMEEEYWFTIMSFCSALAFDNLSKEWNLEVPKKKRLVRRLAVLGTAAVIYLALWGCFLYFNGTITDSEGDEVPVHEALYNFLKSPWWTDLKQTLHDTYQFAKHHGWAEVWKQIVDSMDVDGEQNAYKVLGISATASQVEIKTLCRNLSKETHPDKVKDKSRLRAAEERFMEIQQACEALSKTRRKRRQRNKKSDEL from the exons ATGGGCGAAAAACTGTCCCCCTCACCGTCGGCACCAGCCGTCGATACGTCCTCACCCAAGCACAACGCCGAAACAGCGGCCAAAGAAAGGCCGAAAAAGCGCCGCAACAGCAAGGAAGAGAAGCATGTCGCGGCTACCGATGCGTCATCGCCGAAGCACAACGCCAAAGGAACAGATGCAGCGTCCAAAGAAAAGCCGAAACAGCGCCGCAACAGCAAGGAAGAGAAGCAATCCCTCGCACAGCCCGGCCAGCTAGCAAAACGCAAATCCATCCTCATGGCGTACGCCCTCTGGCTGGTCGGTGGTGTGTTCGGGGTGCATCACTTCTATCTGCGGCAGGATCGGCGTGCCTTCGTCTGGTGGTGTACGTTCGGGTATGCCGGCATCGGCTGGCTGGCGGACGTGCTGCAGATCCCGTCGATGGTGCGCGATGTCAACAACGATCCACGGTTTGTGGAGGAGTTCAATGCAAAGCTGCGCACGAACCGGAAGCCCCCGTTTTCCACCGGCCGGTTTCTGCTGGCGATCATGATCGGCTACTTTTGGGGCCAGCTGATCAGCCTGGCGATCCCGCAGACCGAGTTTGTCGGCATCGATTGGGGCTTTCTTCACTGGCTGATTCCGTTCGGTGTGGCGTTGG GTGTCTGGACGGTGGGCAATACGGGGCGTGAGAAGGGTGTCCTGTGGCACTGTCTGGTAGCGTCGTACGTATCCTATCTTTCGCGCTACTTCATCATGGAGGAAGAGTACTGGTTCACGATAATGTCGTTCTGCAGCGCGCTCGCGTTCGACAACCTCTCCAAGGAGTGGAACCTGGAGGTGCCCAAGAAAAAACGACTTGTACG ACGACTGGCAGTGCTGGGTACGGCAGCAGTTATCTATCTGGCCCTGTGGGGCTGCTTCCTCTACTTCAACGGTACGATCACGGACAGCGAGGGTGACGAGGTCCCAGTGCACGAGGCACTGTACAACTTCCTCAAATCACCGTGGTGGACGGACCTGAAGCAGACGCTGCACGACACTTACCAGTTTGCGAAGCATCACGGCTGGGCCGAGGTTTGGAAACAAATCGTCGACTCGATGGATGTGGACGGCGAGCAGAACGCGTACAAGGTGCTGGGCATTAGTGCGACCGCTTCGCAGGTGGAAATCAAAACGCTCTGCCGCAACCTGTCGAAGGAAACGCACCCGGACAAGGTGAAGGACAAGAGCCGGCTCCGGGCGGCCGAGGAACGGTTCATGGAGATACAGCAGGCGTGCGAGGCGCTCAGCAAGACGCGCCGGAAGCGCCGCCAGCGCAACAAAAAGTCCGATGAACTGTAA
- the LOC120961551 gene encoding chymotrypsin-2-like translates to MTFFRVFVLCSVLCLTAAHPKQDDSGRIVGGTEAAPGTAPYQVSLQGLFSHMCGGTIIDRQWVLTAAHCAILPPKLMQVLAGTNDLRSGGKRYGVEQFFVHSRFNKPPFHNDIALVKLKTPLEFGEFVQAVEYSERQLPVNATVRATGWGKVSTSGSVPRMLQTINLRYVPYEECKRLLEDNPAVDLGHICTLTKEGEGVCNGDSGGPLVYEGKVVGVANFAVPCAQGYPDGFASVSYYHDWIRTTLANNS, encoded by the exons ATGACGTTCTTTAGAGTGTTCGTGCTGTGTTCGGTGCTATGTCTCACCGCCG CTCATCCCAAGCAGGATGATAGCGGTCGCATCGTTGGAGGTACGGAAGCAGCTCCCGGTACCGCTCCGTACCAAGTGTCGCTGCAAGGACTGTTTAGCCATATGTGCGGTGGTACCATCATCGATCGCCAATGGGTGCTAACGGCAGCCCACTGTGCCATACTGCCGCCCAAGCTAATGCAGGTGCTCGCTGGTACGAACGATTTGCGGTCCGGTGGCAAGCGGTACGGTGTGGAGCAGTTCTTCGTGCACAGCCGCTTCAACAAGCCACCGTTCCACAATGACATTGCGCTGGTGAAGCTGAAGACGCCCCTGGAGTTCGGAGAGTTCGTACAAGCCGTCGAGTACTCGGAGCGACAGCTTCCGGTAAATGCAACGGTCAGGGCGACTGGTTGGGGTAAGGTTTCGACCTCTGGGTCTGTGCCGAGAATGCTCCAAACGATCAACTTGCGGTACGTGCCGTACGAGGAATGCAAGCGGCTCCTCGAGGACAATCCAGCAGTCGACTTGGGCCATATCTGCACATTGACGAAGGAGGGCGAAGGTGTTTGTAAT GGCGATTCCGGTGGACCGCTGGTGTACGAAGGAAAGGTTGTCGGAGTGGCCAACTTTGCGGTACCATGTGCCCAGGGCTATCCGGATGGTTTTGCCAGTGTGTCATATTATCACGATTGGATTCGGACGACACTCGCCAACAATTCTTAA